A genomic region of Magnolia sinica isolate HGM2019 chromosome 6, MsV1, whole genome shotgun sequence contains the following coding sequences:
- the LOC131249220 gene encoding cation/calcium exchanger 1-like, translating into MSISKKYHIFLNISFLFIILSCFLLNTTTTTHLGRSSISHFLSSSHPFNCTNECCGGPHGLKGHKPNYSHLRSEDLYGPQGYIDYLYIFYCICGKWPVLGYLLLSLWLLVLFYLLGNTASVYFCSSLESLSSILNLSPTMAGVTLLSLGNGAPDVLSSIVSFMGPGSTGDVGLNSVLGGAFFVSSVIVGIISILVAPRGISIEKRSFVRDVCFFIIALSSLLVTLIIGRVVIWGAVAFTSIYIVYVVVVYAMDLRRMEDVETAPVNVDSLFPTDGNFFHCGSPELGYLSTPLLADTDKEPNLTPREASESDGDRRVITRCFVFNSYYFGCFLRFMELPLYLPRRLTIPVVCEERWSKPFAVISVTLAPVLLAALWNSQTADMGLKAGLLIYLTGGLVGMLLGVLAFFTTDRCGPPKRFLLVWLAGGFLMSVIWTYIIAVELVALMASIGDVLGISPSILGLTVLAWGNSVGDLIANVAMSLKDGPDGAQIAISGCYAGPIFNTLVGLGLSLIFSSWRAYPSSIPLSKDTSLFMTVGFLVGGLLWAVVVLPKRGMKLDRVLGSGLLAIYFCFLSLRLGQNIWAPLTNF; encoded by the coding sequence ATGTCCATATCAAAGAAATACCATATATTTCTTAACATATCTTTTCTCTTTATAATCCTATCTTGTTTTCTGTTGAATACTACAACTACTACCCATCTAGGCCGTTCTTcaatctctcattttctctcttcttcacaTCCCTTCAATTGCACAAATGAATgttgtggtggcccacatggACTTAAAGGCCACAAACCCAACTACTCACACCTCAGATCAGAAGACCTATATGGGCCCCAAGGTTACATTGACTATCTTTACATTTTCTATTGCATTTGTGGGAAATGGCCTGTTTTGGGCtatcttcttctctccctctggCTTCTCGTGCTGTTCTATCTGTTGGGGAACACAGCTTCTGTGTACTTTTGTTCTTCTTTGGAGAGCTTATCAAGTATCTTGAATCTCTCTCCTACAATGGCTGGTGTCACACTCCTTTCGCTGGGGAACGGCGCGCCGGATGTCTTGTCTAGTATTGTGTCGTTCATGGGGCCAGGGTCCACCGGCGACGTGGGCCTCAACAGCGTCCTAGGTGGGGCTTTCTTTGTATCCAGCGTCATCGTGGGGATCATAAGCAttctggtggccccacgtgggatttCTATTGAGAAACGCAGTTTTGTGAGAGATGTTTGCTTCTTCATCATCGCACTTTCTTCTCTGCTCGTGACATTGATCATTGGACGGGTGGTAATTTGGGGCGCAGTCGCTTTCACTTCAATATACATTGTTTATGTGGTCGTCGTCTATGCAATGGATTTACGAAGGATGGAAGATGTCGAGACCGCCCCCGTCAATGTCGATTCTCTCTTTCCCACAGATGGAAACTTCTTCCATTGTGGGTCTCCTGAATTGGGTTATTTGAGCACGCCGCTTTTGGCTGATACTGATAAAGAACCCAATTTGACACCGAGGGAGGCCAGTGAAAGCGACGGCGATCGGAGAGTTATAACAAGGTGTTTTGTCTTCAATTCATACTACTTTGGTTGTTTTCTCAGATTTATGGAGCTGCCTCTGTATCTACCAAGGAGACTGACTATTCCTGTAGTGTGTGAGGAGAGATGGTCTAAGCCATTTGCAGTTATTTCAGTTACATTGGCGCCAGTTCTGCTTGCAGCCCTTTGGAATTCCCAAACGGCAGACATGGGCCTCAAAGCAGGCCTCCTGATCTATCTGACTGGTGGATTGGTTGGAATGCTTCTTGGGGTCCTTGCATTTTTTACCActgataggtgtggcccaccaaagagatTCCTGTTAGTTTGGCTTGCTGGTGGTTTTCTGATGAGTGTGATCTGGACTTACATCATAGCCGTTGAATTGGTAGCTTTGATGGCTTCAATTGGAGATGTACTTGGGATTAGTCCTTCAATCCTAGGACTGACTGTCCTTGCTTGGGGCAACTCGGTTGGGGACCTGATTGCCAACGTGGCGATGTCTTTAAAAGATGGGCCTGATGGGGCCCAGATCGCCATCTCTGGGTGCTATGCAGGGCCTATCTTCAACACATTAGTGGGCCTCGGCCTGTCTTTGATTTTCTCGTCCTGGCGTGCATACCCGTCTTCGATTCCACTCTCTAAAGACACGTCACTCTTCATGACGGTCGGGTTTTTGGTCGGCGGACTGCTGTGGGCCGTCGTTGTTCTGCCGAAGAGGGGTATGAAACTCGATCGGGTGTTGGGTAGTGGGCTGTTGGCTATTTACTTCTGCTTCCTCTCTCTCAGGCTGGGCCAGAATATTTGGGCCCCATTAACCAACTTTTGA
- the LOC131249221 gene encoding cation/calcium exchanger 1-like, with translation MAALDPTSRMNKSQLILNRCFFLFSFFLATQIQSSVPLSLHQSTTPTPPQVIQGSITEIQPSNFHFLHQSIIPKSPKPLQTSITQIQPSNSPSLHQPTTPTSPKPLQASITQIQPSNSPSPNQATTPKSLKPLQGSITQIQPSNSHSLHQFSTPTSPKALHDSTNGCTGLQRYEDAESRCAFVRSEKECKAEGYIDYLQIFYCTFGHHTVLGYAVLIVWLVLLFYLLGNTAACYFCSSLETLSRLLKLSPTIAGVTLLALGNGAPDVFSSIASFVGSGSTGDVGLNSILGGAFFVSSVVMGIISILVGPRGIAVDQWSFIRDICFYIIVLASLLAILIVGQINIWASTAFASLYILYVLAVYATHFFRKKGRLEDLINAVRPLLPISKSAPSDELGSPLLGDPDLEKPNLTVDDEDHENGSNDDQRPATRCLLYYYRWFLRLVELPLYLPRRLTIPVVCEEKWSKPFAVISVTLAPVLMATLWNSQNGDMGLKSDLVIYLISGLMGLILGVLAFFTTDWCGPPKRFLLIWVAGGFLMSVIWSYIIADELVALMVSIGNIAGISPSILGLTVLAWGNSLGDLIANVALSVKSGPDGVQIAIAGCYAGPIFNTLVGLGLPLVLSSWRVHPSTYVVPKDPSLYQTLGFLVGGLMWALVILPRKGMKLDRVLGGGLLAIYLCFLSLRLAHALGWVQLF, from the coding sequence ATGGCAGCACTGGACCCCACATCACGGATGAACAAATCCCAACTCATTCTCAACAgatgcttcttcctcttctccttcttcctcgcaACCCAAATCCAATCGTCTGTTCCTCTCTCCCTTCATCAATCTACAACACCCACACCTCCACAAGTTATCCAAGGCTCAATAACtgaaatccaaccgtccaatttcCACTTCCTCCATCAATCTATAATACCCAAATCTCCAAAACCCCTCCAAACCTCAATAACCCAAATCCAACCTTCCAATTCCCCCTCCCTCCATCAACCTACAACACCCACATCTCCAAAACCCCTTCAAGCCTCAATAACccaaatccaaccgtccaattcCCCCTCCCCCAATCAAGCTACAACACCCAAATCTCTAAAACCTCTCCAAGGCTCAATTACccaaatccaaccgtccaattcCCACTCCCTCCATCAATTTTCAACACCCACATCTCCAAAAGCCCTCCATGACTCAACCAATGGCTGCACAGGCCTACAAAGGTACGAAGATGCCGAATCCAGGTGCGCGTTCGTGCGATCCGAGAAGGAATGCAAGGCAGAGGGATACATAGACTACCTTCAGATCTTCTATTGCACCTTCGGCCATCACACGGTCCTCGGCTACGCCGTACTGATCGTGTGGCTGGTGTTGCTCTTCTACCTGCTTGGGAATACAGCTGCTTGCTATTTCTGCTCTTCTCTTGAGACCCTGTCTCGACTCTTGAAGCTCTCTCCTACGATAGCTGGAGTCACTCTCCTCGCACTCGGCAACGGCGCGCCGGATGTCTTCTCCAGCATCGCCTCCTTTGTCGGGTCCGGGTCCACTGGCGACGTGGGCCTCAACAGCATCCTTGGTGGGGCCTTCTTCGTTTCCAGTGTTGTGATGGGGATCATaagcatcttggtgggcccccgTGGGATCGCCGTTGATCAGTGGAGTTTCATAAGAGACATTTGCTTCTATATCATCGTGCTCGCTTCCCTCCTCGCGATCCTGATCGTTGGTCAGATCAACATCTGGGCCTCAACTGCCTTCGCCTCTCTCTACATCCTCTACGTGCTTGCGGTCTACGCCACACATTTCTTTCGGAAGAAAGGTAGACTGGAAGACCTCATCAACGCCGTCCGTCCTCTCCTCCCGATCAGCAAATCCGCCCCATCTGATGAATTGGGCAGCCCGCTTTTAGGCGACCCAGATTTAGAAAAGCCGAATCTGACGGTGGACGACGAAGATCATGAGAATGGTAGTAATGATGATCAGAGGCCCGCAACAAGGTGTTTGTTATATTACTATCGTTGGTTTCTCAGGCTTGTGGAACTACCTCTCTATCTTCCAAGGAGACTGACTATTCCTGTGGTGTGTGAAGAGAAATGGTCTAAGCCATTTGCAGTTATTTCAGTTACACTAGCTCCAGTCCTGATGGCAACCCTCTGGAATTCCCAAAATGGGGACATGGGCCTCAAATCAGACCTTGTGATTTATCTGATTAGTGGATTGATGGGCCTGATTCTTGGGGTCCTTGCATTTTTTACCActgattggtgtggcccacctaaaaggtTCCTATTAATTTGGGTTGCTGGTGGATTTTTGATGAGTGTGATCTGGAGTTACATCATAGCTGATGAATTAGTGGCCCTGATGGTTTCAATTGGGAACATAGCTGGGATTAGCCCATCAATCCTAGGGCTGACAGTGCTTGCTTGGGGCAATTCACTTGGGGACCTGATTGCTAATGTAGCACTGTCTGTGAAGAGTGGGCCAGACGGCGTCCAGATCGCGATCGCCGGATGTTACGCAGGGCCCATTTTCAATACACTGGTGGGCCTAGGCCTGCCCCTTGTTTTATCATCTTGGAGGGTCCATCCATCTACTTATGTGGTCCCTAAGGACCCATCTCTCTACCAGACATTGGGGTTCTTGGTGGGTGGGTTGATGTGGGCCCTTGTAATTTTGCCCAGGAAAGGCATGAAGCTGGATAGGGTTTTGGGAGGGGGGCTCCTGGCCATCTATTTATGTTTTCTGTCATTGAGGTTGGCCCATGCACTTGGGTGGGTACAGCTATTTTAG
- the LOC131249222 gene encoding cation/calcium exchanger 1-like, producing MAALDPTSRFNKSQLILNRYFVFLLSFFLTTQIQPSVPLSLHQSTTPTYPKAIQGSITEIQPSNFHFLHQSTIPPSPKPLQTSITQIQPSNSPSLHKPTTPTSPKPLQASITQIQPSNSPSPNQATTPKSLKPLQGSITQIQPSNSHSLHQFSTPTSPKALHDSTNGCTGLQRYEDAESRCAFVRSEKECKAEGYIDYLQIFYCTFGHHTVLGYAVLIVWLVLLFYLLGNTAACYFCSSLETLSQLLKLSPTIAGVTLLALGNGAPDVFSSIVSFVGSGSRSGSTGDVGLNSILGGAFFVSSVVMGIISILVGPRGIAVEKCSFIRDICFYIIVLASLLAILIVGHISIWAAAAFTSLYIIYVLAVSATHFFRKKGRLEGLINAVRPLLPISKSAPSDELGSPLLGDPYLEKPNPTVDDEDHESGSDDDQRPATRCLLYYFRWFLRLVELPLYLPRRLTIPVVCEEKWSKPFAVISVTLAPVLMAALWNSQNGDMGLKSDLVIYLIGGLMGLILGILAFFTTDWCGPPKRFLLIWVAGGFLMSVIWTYIIADELVALMVSIGKIAGISPSILGLTVLAWGNSLGDLIANVAMSVKGGPDGVQIAIAGCYAGPIFNTLVGLGLSLVFSSWRVHSSTYVVPKDPSLYQTLGFLVGGLMWALVILPRKGMKLDRVLGGGLLAIYLCFLSLRMAHALGWVQLF from the coding sequence ATGGCAGCACTGGACCCCACATCACGGTTCAACAAATCCCAACTCATTCTCAACAGATACTTCGTcttcctcctctccttcttcctcacAACCCAAATCCAACCGTCTGTTCCCCTCTCCCTTCACCAATCTACAACACCCACATATCCAAAAGCTATCCAAGGCTCAATAACcgaaatccaaccgtccaatttcCACTTCCTCCATCAATCTACAATACCCCCATCTCCAAAACCCCTCCAAACCTCAATAACCCAAATCCAACCTTCCAATTCCCCCTCCCTCCATAAACCTACAACACCCACATCTCCAAAACCCCTCCAAGCCTCAATTACccaaatccaaccgtccaattcCCCCTCCCCCAATCAAGCTACAACACCCAAATCTCTAAAACCTCTCCAAGGCTCAATTACccaaatccaaccgtccaattcCCACTCCCTCCATCAATTTTCAACACCCACATCTCCAAAAGCCCTCCATGACTCAACCAATGGCTGCACAGGCCTACAAAGGTACGAAGATGCCGAATCCAGGTGCGCGTTCGTGCGATCCGAGAAGGAATGCAAGGCAGAGGGATACATAGACTACCTTCAGATCTTCTATTGCACCTTCGGCCATCACACGGTCCTCGGCTACGCCGTACTGATCGTGTGGCTGGTGTTGCTCTTCTACCTGCTTGGGAATACAGCTGCTTGCTATTTCTGCTCTTCTCTTGAGACCCTGTCTCAACTCTTGAAGCTCTCTCCTACGATAGCTGGAGTCACTCTCCTCGCACTCGGCAACGGCGCGCCGGATGTCTTCTCCAGCATCGTCTCCTTTGTCGGGTCCGGGTCAAGGTCCGGGTCCACCGGCGACGTGGGCCTCAACAGCATCCTTGGTGGGGCCTTCTTCGTATCCAGTGTCGTGATGGGGATCATAAGCATCTTGGTGGGCCCGCGTGGGATCGCCGTTGAGAAGTGTAGTTTCATAAGAGACATTTGTTTCTACATCATCGTGCTCGCTTCCCTCCTCGCGATCCTGATCGTTGGTCATATCAGCATCTGGGCCGCAGCTGCCTTCACCTCTCTTTACATCATCTACGTGCTCGCCGTCTCCGCCACACATTTCTTTCGGAAGAAAGGTAGACTGGAAGGCCTCATCAACGCCGTCCGTCCTCTCCTCCCGATCAGCAAATCCGCCCCATCTGATGAATTGGGCAGCCCGCTTTTAGGCGACCCATATTTAGAAAAGCCGAATCCGACGGTGGACGACGAAGATCATGAGAGTGGTAGTGACGATGATCAGAGGCCTGCAACAAGGTGTTTGTTATATTACTTTCGTTGGTTTCTCAGGCTTGTGGAACTACCTCTCTATCTTCCAAGGAGACTGACTATTCCTGTGGTGTGTGAAGAGAAATGGTCTAAGCCATTTGCAGTTATTTCAGTTACACTAGCTCCAGTCCTGATGGCAGCTCTCTGGAATTCCCAAAATGGGGACATGGGCCTCAAATCAGACCTTGTGATTTATCTGATTGGTGGATTGATGGGCCTGATTCTTGGGATCCTTGCATTTTTTACCActgattggtgtggcccacctaaaaggtTCCTATTAATTTGGGTTGCTGGTGGATTTTTGATGAGTGTGATCTGGACTTACATCATAGCTGATGAATTAGTGGCCCTGATGGTTTCAATTGGGAAGATAGCTGGGATTAGCCCATCAATCCTAGGGCTGACAGTGCTTGCTTGGGGCAATTCACTTGGGGACCTGATTGCTAATGTAGCAATGTCTGTGAAGGGTGGGCCAGACGGCGTCCAGATCGCGATCGCCGGATGTTACGCGGGGCCCATTTTCAATACACTGGTGGGCCTAGGCCTGTCCCTTGTTTTCTCATCTTGGAGGGTCCATTCATCTACTTATGTGGTCCCTAAGGACCCATCTCTCTACCAGACATTAGGGTTTTTGGTGGGTGGGTTGATGTGGGCCCTTGTAATTTTGCCCAGGAAAGGCATGAAGCTGGATAGGGTTTTGGGGGGAGGGCTCCTGGCCATCTATTTATGTTTTCTGTCATTGAGGATGGCCCATGCACTTGGGTGGGTACAGCTATTTTAG